In Octopus bimaculoides isolate UCB-OBI-ISO-001 chromosome 14, ASM119413v2, whole genome shotgun sequence, the following are encoded in one genomic region:
- the LOC106878001 gene encoding uncharacterized protein LOC106878001 isoform X1: protein MEIPEEIADRLEKEVNAKHLLSELKGLTDIARQEIEREIDRHGINLGMKEIIRHFPRFDNWDYYLVKALKSRAIQKKAIAEELSQWICRKKKFHCSLIHFEYFSCLDELNDADLNPNWKDLAHKLKLKTEDINKIEKNQRLEKNFMYYVIEKLGEKSLDNLLLALKELRLTRMCDEIEERVEFRQHPQQNHQAQPFEPPTGTAYSYDSYFQENKLKEEEKKGVSSKLNSSLTHDKHPIECTSLKSESRPLNPITDQENKLKKFNNAEKNENTIESHSSPEDNTSVKATAIYSCSGYDEQQIESDSIDSQDEENNLNIDERNLDASAAEEMPDVAPPNNDRTNERINSENGDVADIKICVIIFLGICITGMFLVRKYFKH, encoded by the exons ATGGAAATCCCTGAGGAGATTGCTGATAGGCTGGAGAAAGAAGTCAATGCTAAACACTTGCTGAGCGAACTAAAAGGTTTAACTGACATAGCTCGT CAGGAGATAGAACGCGAAATTGATAGACACGGCATTAATTTGGGCATGAAGGAAATTATAAGACACTTTCCTAGATTTGACAATTGGGATTATTATTTGGTGAAAGCATTGAAATCTAGAGCCATACAGAAGAAAGCTATTGCTGAGGAATTGAGCCAATGGATTT gtagaaagaaaaaatttCACTGTTCGCTCATTCATTTTGAATACTTCTCATGCCTAGACGAGTTAAATGATGCTGATTTGAATCCAAACTGGAAGGATTTGGCTCATAAATTGA AGCTCAAAACAGAAGacataaacaaaatagaaaagaatcagAGGCTGGAAAAGAATTTTATGTACTATGTAATAGAAAAATTAGGAGAGAAAAGCCTTGACAACTTGTTGTTAGCATTGAAAGAGCTCAGACTAACTAGAATGTGTGATGAAATTGAAGAAAGGGTTGAATTCAGACAACACCCACAACAGAATCATCAAGCTCAGCCATTTGAACCACCAACAGGGACAGCTTATTCATATGATAGTTATTTTCAAGAAAACAAactgaaggaggaagagaaaaaaggagtTAGTAGTAAATTAAACTCAAGTTTAACTCATGATAAACATCCAATTGAGTGTACATCGCTAAAATCTGAATCTAGGCCTTTAAATCCGATTACAGACcaagaaaataaactaaagaagTTTAATAATGcggaaaagaatgaaaataccATTGAAAGTCACTCTAGCCCAGAGGACAATACTAGTGTGAAAGCAACAGCAATATACTCCTGTTCAGGATATGATGAACAACAGATAGAATCTGACTCTATTGACTCTCAGGATGAAGAGAATAACCTCAATATAGATGAGAGAAATTTAGATGCTTCAGCAGCTGAAGAGATGCCAGATGTGGCACCACCCAATAATGATCGTACGAATGAGAGGATCAATTCTGAGAATGGTGACGTTGCAGATATTAAAATTTGTGTAATAATTTTTTTGGGGATCTGTATTACTGGAATGTTCTTAGTAcgcaaatattttaaacattaa
- the LOC106878001 gene encoding uncharacterized protein LOC106878001 isoform X2, with product MEIPEEIADRLEKEVNAKHLLSELKGLTDIAREIEREIDRHGINLGMKEIIRHFPRFDNWDYYLVKALKSRAIQKKAIAEELSQWICRKKKFHCSLIHFEYFSCLDELNDADLNPNWKDLAHKLKLKTEDINKIEKNQRLEKNFMYYVIEKLGEKSLDNLLLALKELRLTRMCDEIEERVEFRQHPQQNHQAQPFEPPTGTAYSYDSYFQENKLKEEEKKGVSSKLNSSLTHDKHPIECTSLKSESRPLNPITDQENKLKKFNNAEKNENTIESHSSPEDNTSVKATAIYSCSGYDEQQIESDSIDSQDEENNLNIDERNLDASAAEEMPDVAPPNNDRTNERINSENGDVADIKICVIIFLGICITGMFLVRKYFKH from the exons ATGGAAATCCCTGAGGAGATTGCTGATAGGCTGGAGAAAGAAGTCAATGCTAAACACTTGCTGAGCGAACTAAAAGGTTTAACTGACATAGCTCGT GAGATAGAACGCGAAATTGATAGACACGGCATTAATTTGGGCATGAAGGAAATTATAAGACACTTTCCTAGATTTGACAATTGGGATTATTATTTGGTGAAAGCATTGAAATCTAGAGCCATACAGAAGAAAGCTATTGCTGAGGAATTGAGCCAATGGATTT gtagaaagaaaaaatttCACTGTTCGCTCATTCATTTTGAATACTTCTCATGCCTAGACGAGTTAAATGATGCTGATTTGAATCCAAACTGGAAGGATTTGGCTCATAAATTGA AGCTCAAAACAGAAGacataaacaaaatagaaaagaatcagAGGCTGGAAAAGAATTTTATGTACTATGTAATAGAAAAATTAGGAGAGAAAAGCCTTGACAACTTGTTGTTAGCATTGAAAGAGCTCAGACTAACTAGAATGTGTGATGAAATTGAAGAAAGGGTTGAATTCAGACAACACCCACAACAGAATCATCAAGCTCAGCCATTTGAACCACCAACAGGGACAGCTTATTCATATGATAGTTATTTTCAAGAAAACAAactgaaggaggaagagaaaaaaggagtTAGTAGTAAATTAAACTCAAGTTTAACTCATGATAAACATCCAATTGAGTGTACATCGCTAAAATCTGAATCTAGGCCTTTAAATCCGATTACAGACcaagaaaataaactaaagaagTTTAATAATGcggaaaagaatgaaaataccATTGAAAGTCACTCTAGCCCAGAGGACAATACTAGTGTGAAAGCAACAGCAATATACTCCTGTTCAGGATATGATGAACAACAGATAGAATCTGACTCTATTGACTCTCAGGATGAAGAGAATAACCTCAATATAGATGAGAGAAATTTAGATGCTTCAGCAGCTGAAGAGATGCCAGATGTGGCACCACCCAATAATGATCGTACGAATGAGAGGATCAATTCTGAGAATGGTGACGTTGCAGATATTAAAATTTGTGTAATAATTTTTTTGGGGATCTGTATTACTGGAATGTTCTTAGTAcgcaaatattttaaacattaa